The nucleotide window AGGTCGGGCTCACCCTCGTCTTCGTCGGGGCCGGGTCGATGCTCGCCGCCGCCCTCGTCCTCGCCCTGTCGAGTCCCGAGCTCATCGCCTCCGCACTCAAACAGGGAACGCTGCCCCTCCTCGGCGTGGCCTGCCTGCTCGTCGGGGTGCTGATCTGAGTTCGACTGAAGTCTGTCAGACGATGACACGGTCATCGTTGGCGAGGTCCTGAGTGATCCTCGCCGAGGCGGTCCGCAGCGCCCGCATGATCGCGGGCACTCCTTTCTTGTGCTCCGAATCGATGACGACGCCGAGACCGGCGATCGCCAGCCCGCCGGCGTCGAAGACCGGAACCGTGATGCCCGTCGTGCCCTCATCGATATGCCCGGAGAGCTCAGCGAAATGATGCGAACGGATCGAGGTGAACATCCTGCGCAGCGCGGCGGGATCCGTCGTCGTCTTCTCCGTGATCGCTGTCAGGGGTCCCCGCAGATAGGCCTCCCGCACGTGCTTGGGCGCATAGGCCAAGAGCACGAGACCACACGAGGAGGCATGCGCCGGCAGACGGCCGGCCGTCTTCGACCGGTGGATGACCGCATTCGGAGCCGACATCCGCTCGATGATGAGCACCTCCCGCTCCCGCAGGATCCCCAGCTGAGTGTTCTCGCCGACGAATTCGTGCACGGCCATCATGTGCGGCCTGGCCACCGAGGCGAGCCCGACGGCATCGGAGGCGCGATTCGACAGCTCCCACATCCCCACGCCGATCCGGATCCGCCCGGTCGGGTCGCGCTGCAGCAGGTCATGACGCATCATGTCGCCGACCAGGCGGTACGCCGTGGACTTCGGCAGCTCGGCGCGTTCGGCGATCTCCTCGGCGCTGAGGCTCTGGTGATCGGGGTCGAACGATGCGAGCACGCGGACGAGGCGATCGATCATCGAGTCGCCGGACTTGGAGTTCGCCATGCCCGGATTCTAGCCGTTCCGCAGCAAACTTCTCAATGAATGGGACGATGATGGCCCCTCGTGTCCTCTGTCACTAATGTGGCGAGAGGTGCGCCACAGTCCGTGATCGACTGTGCCCGCAGAACCACCACTTCAAGGAGCATCACGTCGATGACGACAGTCACGGTCCGCCAAGCAGTCCACGAACTCATGACCTTCCATGGGATGACCACAATGTTCGGCAACCCCGGTTCCAATGAGCTGCCGTTCCTCAAGGATCTGCCCGCCCGCTACATCCTCGGCCTCCACGAAGCCACAGTCGTGGCCATGGCTGACGGCTATTCGATGATCACGAATCGGCCCACACTCATCAACCTCCACGCCGCCTCCGGGACAGGCAACGGACTCGGAGCGCTGACGAACTCCGCGATCTCGAAGTCGAAGCTCGTCATCACCGCCGGTCAGCAGGTCCGCGACATGATCGGCCCCGAGGTCATGCTCGCCAATGTGCAGGCCGCGAAACTCGCCGAACCCCTCGTCCACCAATCGCTCGAACCCCTGAGCGCTCATGACGTTCCCCGCGCATTCTCGCAATCCGTCTTCGCCGCCGAAGACGGTCCCGTCTACCTCTCCGTGCCCTACGACGACTGGGACGCCGAGGTGCCGGCCGAGCGGATCCGCCAACTCTCCCGCCACGTCGCCACCGCCCGCACCGTCGACCCGGAAGCGATCGCCGAACTCGCGGGCAAGCTGCGCAGCGCCGAGGCACCTGTCCTCGTCCTCGGCCCCGAGGTCGACGACGAGCGCGTCTGGGCCACGACCATCGCCCTCGCCGAGGC belongs to Brevibacterium spongiae and includes:
- a CDS encoding IclR family transcriptional regulator, yielding MANSKSGDSMIDRLVRVLASFDPDHQSLSAEEIAERAELPKSTAYRLVGDMMRHDLLQRDPTGRIRIGVGMWELSNRASDAVGLASVARPHMMAVHEFVGENTQLGILREREVLIIERMSAPNAVIHRSKTAGRLPAHASSCGLVLLAYAPKHVREAYLRGPLTAITEKTTTDPAALRRMFTSIRSHHFAELSGHIDEGTTGITVPVFDAGGLAIAGLGVVIDSEHKKGVPAIMRALRTASARITQDLANDDRVIV